TTATGCACCGCCCGAATTCAATTTAGCTAATGCAGCAATAAGAGTCCATTCATTTACCGTTTTCTGAGTATTGGCtacaaattaacaaaacaaagttGGGAATCACTTGATCAGCTATTGAAGAAACCATTGAACTTGAACTCTAgtttaaatatctttatttCATGAACGTGACACTGATGAACATCATCTAGTTGTGAAATGAACACAATTCTTTCGTAATTAAATAATAGAGAGTGGATCGAATGCACTTAGGTTGATCCGTATATCACCACTTGGGACTTGATACCAGCTCCCCGTGCAGAGGTGAATTTGATCGTGACTGTCGTGGATCCCACTCCACCGGAGGTAATTTCGGCAGTGGCTCCACGCATTTTCTTAAGATCCGTGATCTTGATGTAGGTGATGGTCTTTGCAGTTCCTGCCTGGGTTAGAGTATACGTCTTCGTGGTGATTCCCAGCAAGGATTTCGACTTGGTTATGGTCTCACTGGCGATGAGGGTATCCGTTGTTGCCTGGGTGCCGTAGGTGTAGTCATTTCCTTCTCCGCTGCCGAAGTTCGCATCGATGAAGCAGACGTGAGTGCCGACCAAGAGCAGGAAAACGCCAAAGAGGTACATCTTAGAGGTTGTTTTTTTGGGACGAGATGAAAGCGTACTGTTGTCTAAGGCAATACGGCGATTCGTTTATATAGGGCCGCCCAGAGTTGTAAATGTAACCCATCTGATGGCCTAAATCGATAGTGGGCAAGATAGAGAAGTATCTGTAACACCTACGCAACGCTATCACGAACAAGATGAATTCTATCTTGCCACacaatgaaaacgaaatgattATTGGGAAAACTAGTCCATCGACTATGAAATGCCTGCCCTTTTACAATGTGTGGGGTTCCAAAAGCGATTGAAATGATCTTAGGAACTTTCGTATTTTGTTGTCTGGCAGAATACATCACTTAATTAACGAGGAACGATCATTAAACAAAACAGGTTTAGTTGCATCGAATGCGATTGTTCCGGAGAAAGTGAAATCTTTGACTTATGAAGCTGGGTTTATATTTTCCTCACGATCAAATATTGCAAGTTCTAATAAATCCAATAAATATTGTAGAGTAAACAGTGACAATTATATTTCCACGGCAAAGTACTTGAAACCAATTTGTATCCATTTCTTATTGCCAAATCCATTTCTATGGTTTGTTATCTACAagaacttaattaaaaacaagtgACAACATGTTACTCAATCCAAACAATCTTAAAGCTTATATAGATACACAAAAAAGACGAAATATATCCACGTGCGTCATGGGTGACAAGTTGCATGTTCTTCTTTTTTGACGGGGTTCTCAGTAAGATGTTTTGGTAAAtggacatacatatatcattcTTATCTTCTCCTCGTGAGTAGCACAATTTCACAGAAGAATATGATAATTAGGTGGTTTGCAATTTAGGTTTTTCGATTCGTGGTATGGGGGCTTTCAGAATAAACTCAATTAGCGCCCTGAATCGAGCTGGTGATTTTGCTATTTAGCTAGCACGTTGACGGCCATTTATCAGGGAATCTAATCTAATCCTTTTGCtggccaaataaattaaaatggaaagCCTTTTCGGCAGCCGAACCACTAAATTACACCAAAGATAATTAACCTGTGCGGCTTCGGATTTGCGGGAGCGGTAAAGTTGGAGTCTCTATGGTTTTTCCAAACACTTTATTAGGTCTTCGACCCAAAGCGACGGAAGCGCAAACGACGGAGGAGCATCACCAAGGACGAAGGACCAAGCAGCAAGAGCCAGGAGCAAGGAGCACGGAGCGCACTGAAATTACTAAATGGCGCA
The sequence above is drawn from the Drosophila melanogaster chromosome 2R genome and encodes:
- the CG30413 gene encoding uncharacterized protein; its protein translation is MYLFGVFLLLVGTHVCFIDANFGSGEGNDYTYGTQATTDTLIASETITKSKSLLGITTKTYTLTQAGTAKTITYIKITDLKKMRGATAEITSGGVGSTTVTIKFTSARGAGIKSQVVIYGST